The Solibacillus sp. FSL W7-1436 genome window below encodes:
- a CDS encoding TnsA endonuclease N-terminal domain-containing protein, which translates to MIIIAKRNTQLTEKKIAQMEKEGRGQGTGANYKPWINIQDFPSNGLATRAKGWKTNRIHQFLSKLERDYFYVLEWNRAVVDIREQYPLTREDTLFIAESKGFKHPTDPKSQIPIVMTTDFLITLSNSEGTTHVARTIKPSQELENERTIEKFEIERSYWEQQGVDWGIITEKELPKKLIENVEWLHSSYFEIEDLPISTLHTYTEQMKTFIKKYNTSIIEMVTEFDKKFQLGNGMGLEILKHLIAHQELKVDINQKIHTHLWCEDVFK; encoded by the coding sequence GTGATAATTATCGCAAAAAGGAACACGCAATTAACGGAAAAGAAAATTGCCCAAATGGAAAAAGAAGGCCGTGGTCAGGGAACGGGGGCGAATTATAAGCCTTGGATAAACATTCAAGACTTCCCGTCTAATGGATTAGCCACGAGAGCCAAAGGTTGGAAAACAAATCGAATTCATCAATTCTTATCCAAATTAGAACGCGATTACTTTTATGTATTAGAGTGGAATCGAGCTGTTGTTGATATAAGAGAACAATATCCACTTACGCGAGAAGATACGCTATTCATCGCTGAAAGTAAAGGGTTTAAACACCCAACAGATCCCAAGTCACAAATTCCAATCGTGATGACCACAGATTTCCTTATCACATTATCTAATTCAGAAGGTACTACCCATGTTGCAAGAACGATAAAGCCATCACAGGAATTAGAAAACGAAAGAACCATAGAGAAATTTGAAATTGAACGGTCCTATTGGGAACAACAAGGAGTTGATTGGGGGATTATTACGGAAAAAGAGCTACCAAAGAAATTAATAGAAAATGTTGAATGGCTTCATTCTTCTTATTTCGAAATAGAAGACTTACCAATTTCAACTCTCCATACCTATACCGAACAAATGAAAACTTTCATCAAAAAATACAATACATCAATTATTGAGATGGTTACGGAATTTGATAAGAAATTCCAGTTAGGTAACGGTATGGGATTAGAAATTTTAAAGCATTTAATTGCACACCAAGAACTAAAAGTAGATATTAATCAAAAGATTCATACGCACCTTTGGTGTGAAGATGTATTTAAATAA
- a CDS encoding IS1595-like element ISBsp6 family transposase yields the protein MRATEILKAIQKLNPAEKHRLREYLIDALRASSSTGTVLHEISERKNKNGYECPDCTSEHIVRFGKYTTIVDGEEVKKQRYRCKACKKTFTDLTNTVLYRTRHLNQWIKFIECMIEGYSLRKSANLIGNITHVTLFYWRHKLLSSLKQMEIPNFEGIVEMDETYFLYSEKGQRKIKGRKPRKRGGSAKKRGISNEQVCVLVARDRDKTTISQILGMGRLTKVQLDKAIGHKLSNENILCTDSWRAFKTYAAEKGMDIYQFKSDGKIRTKGLYHIQNVNNYHRRLKGWIQRFNGVATKYLNNYLAWFQVLESIQHQRNEVTMNDLIIRGNLVQNSETYDTIRLTKFAV from the coding sequence GTGAGAGCGACTGAAATCCTTAAAGCCATTCAAAAACTAAATCCCGCAGAGAAGCACAGATTGCGTGAATATTTAATTGATGCACTAAGAGCATCAAGTTCGACTGGAACCGTTCTTCACGAAATATCTGAACGTAAGAATAAGAATGGGTATGAATGTCCTGATTGTACATCAGAACATATTGTTCGCTTCGGTAAATATACAACAATCGTTGATGGTGAAGAAGTTAAAAAGCAACGCTATCGCTGTAAGGCTTGTAAAAAGACATTTACCGACCTCACAAATACAGTTCTCTATCGAACTCGTCACCTTAACCAGTGGATTAAATTTATTGAGTGTATGATTGAAGGTTATTCTCTTCGGAAGTCTGCTAACTTAATCGGCAACATTACTCACGTCACTTTATTTTATTGGAGGCACAAACTATTATCATCGTTAAAGCAAATGGAAATACCAAATTTTGAAGGTATCGTTGAAATGGACGAGACCTATTTCTTGTACTCAGAAAAAGGACAAAGAAAAATTAAAGGTAGAAAACCTCGCAAACGTGGTGGTTCAGCAAAGAAACGTGGCATAAGTAATGAACAAGTGTGTGTATTAGTTGCAAGAGACCGTGACAAGACCACTATTTCGCAGATATTAGGTATGGGTAGATTAACGAAAGTACAGTTAGATAAAGCCATCGGGCATAAGCTTTCAAATGAAAATATACTATGCACGGATTCTTGGCGTGCATTTAAAACATATGCTGCTGAAAAGGGAATGGATATTTACCAATTCAAGTCCGATGGTAAAATTCGTACAAAGGGGCTTTACCACATCCAGAACGTGAATAATTATCATAGAAGACTAAAAGGTTGGATACAACGATTTAATGGTGTTGCGACTAAGTATTTAAACAATTACCTTGCTTGGTTTCAGGTCTTAGAAAGTATCCAACATCAAAGAAATGAAGTAACAATGAATGATTTGATAATCAGAGGGAATTTAGTACAGAATTCAGAAACTTATGATACAATTAGGTTAACTAAATTTGCTGTTTAA
- the lnu(G) gene encoding lincosamide nucleotidyltransferase Lnu(G), translated as MLKQKELMARVKELVQSDERISACMMYGSFTKGEGDQYSDIEYYVFLKDDTISTFDSAKWLNEVASYHLLYQNEYGTEVVIFENLIRGEFHFLSESEMNIIPSFKESGYIPDTKAMFIYDETGQLELYLSGLEGSGPNRLTEENVNFLLNNFSNLWLMGINVLKRGEYARSLEILSQLQKNILQLIRIAEENADNWFNMTKNLEKEISPENYEKFKKTTARLNELELYEAYKNSLLLVMEFRNLVEKQYQLTVSNEFFEKLLHYMNE; from the coding sequence TTGTTAAAACAAAAAGAACTAATGGCAAGGGTTAAGGAACTTGTCCAGTCAGATGAACGAATATCTGCTTGTATGATGTATGGGTCTTTTACAAAAGGAGAGGGAGATCAATACTCTGATATAGAATATTATGTTTTTCTGAAAGATGATACAATTTCCACCTTTGATTCAGCAAAATGGCTAAATGAAGTCGCTTCCTACCATTTACTCTATCAAAATGAGTACGGTACGGAAGTAGTAATTTTTGAAAATCTAATACGTGGTGAATTTCATTTCCTTTCCGAAAGCGAAATGAATATTATTCCTTCATTCAAAGAATCAGGCTACATTCCTGACACAAAAGCAATGTTTATTTATGATGAAACAGGACAATTAGAATTGTATTTATCAGGGTTGGAAGGTTCGGGACCAAATAGACTTACAGAAGAAAACGTAAATTTTTTATTGAATAATTTTTCCAACCTATGGTTAATGGGGATTAATGTTCTTAAAAGAGGGGAATATGCACGTTCACTGGAAATTTTATCTCAATTACAAAAAAATATACTGCAACTCATTCGAATTGCGGAAGAAAATGCCGATAATTGGTTTAATATGACAAAGAATCTTGAAAAAGAAATTAGTCCTGAAAACTATGAAAAGTTTAAAAAGACTACTGCCCGATTAAATGAATTAGAACTATATGAAGCCTATAAGAACTCTTTGCTTCTCGTTATGGAATTTCGAAATCTTGTTGAAAAACAGTATCAGTTAACCGTTAGCAATGAATTTTTCGAAAAACTGTTACATTATATGAATGAATAG
- the recJ gene encoding single-stranded-DNA-specific exonuclease RecJ gives MNYKSTKTWIEVNPSLESHPNKNLIHYLARSTCLDPLLMYEIYKQGFKTEEQVWKFLFPSINHLHDPFLMNDMMKSVVRIIQAMKRKESILIFGDYDLDGISSSTLLYTCLKFFGADVSIRLPIRHEGYGISTKAIEEISNKGIALIITVDNGSSAHDAMKAAKEKGIEVIVTDHHEILGKHPDCYAFINPKRSDNLYPYPNLSGAGVAFKLVQALFQVTATLSWEKHMWDFAEMAALGTIADLMPLDGENRVICTLGIHKMNSNPQPILKKLIDLLRISYVDSSKIGFQIAPIFNAIGRIDDPNRATLALTNPHTSEKELKDLIAINSVRQTLSKNQYLLAEEIILTNGWNHDRIIVVEGDFHHGIIGIIAARITENFQKPAIVITQSGTGSARTVQGTDFSIIQPIKSCSEFLVKYGGHEGAAGLTIEMDKIESFRRAIQLVVENEPIKQPIIQYINQMDIKKFPQMLFNDLAALEPFGMGNPKPIFYCPMTSDLKYELFGKLNDHVKLTIHKKELLAFSKGRYLQDKWSSLEFLYTPNCWKDKNFLIHDLRSI, from the coding sequence ATGAACTATAAAAGCACGAAAACATGGATAGAAGTAAATCCTTCGTTAGAATCGCACCCCAATAAAAACCTCATTCATTATTTAGCGAGAAGTACATGTTTAGATCCTCTTCTGATGTATGAGATTTATAAACAAGGGTTCAAAACAGAAGAGCAAGTATGGAAATTTTTATTCCCTTCCATTAATCATTTACATGACCCCTTTTTAATGAATGATATGATGAAGTCAGTAGTACGCATCATTCAAGCAATGAAACGTAAAGAATCAATTCTGATTTTCGGCGATTACGATTTGGATGGTATTAGCTCATCTACACTTTTATATACTTGTTTAAAGTTTTTTGGGGCAGATGTGTCAATTCGCTTACCGATTAGACACGAAGGATATGGCATTTCCACCAAAGCAATAGAAGAAATATCTAATAAAGGAATCGCACTTATCATTACCGTAGATAATGGTTCAAGTGCTCATGATGCAATGAAAGCGGCAAAAGAAAAAGGCATCGAGGTAATTGTTACAGATCATCACGAAATATTGGGTAAACATCCCGATTGTTATGCTTTTATCAATCCGAAAAGATCTGATAATTTATACCCGTATCCAAATCTTTCTGGAGCAGGGGTTGCGTTTAAATTAGTACAGGCGTTGTTTCAAGTTACAGCTACGTTATCTTGGGAAAAACACATGTGGGATTTTGCTGAGATGGCTGCACTTGGGACAATTGCGGATTTAATGCCATTAGATGGAGAAAATCGGGTGATCTGTACTCTTGGAATTCATAAAATGAACAGCAATCCTCAACCGATTTTAAAAAAACTAATCGATTTGCTTCGTATATCGTATGTTGATAGCTCAAAAATTGGTTTTCAAATTGCACCTATTTTTAATGCGATTGGACGAATTGACGATCCAAATAGAGCCACTTTGGCGTTGACGAATCCACATACGAGTGAAAAAGAACTAAAAGATTTAATTGCAATAAATAGTGTACGGCAGACTTTATCAAAGAACCAATATCTATTAGCTGAAGAAATAATTTTAACAAACGGCTGGAATCATGATCGAATTATTGTTGTTGAAGGTGACTTTCACCATGGAATTATTGGAATCATTGCAGCAAGAATCACAGAGAATTTTCAAAAACCCGCCATCGTTATTACTCAATCAGGAACAGGCTCAGCAAGAACGGTGCAAGGAACGGATTTCTCAATTATTCAACCAATTAAAAGTTGTTCGGAGTTTTTAGTAAAATATGGTGGTCACGAAGGTGCGGCAGGATTGACTATTGAAATGGATAAAATCGAATCATTCAGAAGAGCGATTCAATTAGTAGTTGAAAATGAACCTATAAAACAACCCATCATCCAATATATTAATCAAATGGATATAAAAAAATTCCCTCAGATGTTATTCAATGATTTAGCTGCATTAGAGCCATTCGGTATGGGAAATCCGAAACCTATCTTCTACTGCCCAATGACAAGCGACTTAAAATATGAACTATTCGGAAAGCTTAACGACCACGTTAAGTTAACCATTCATAAAAAAGAATTGTTGGCATTCTCAAAGGGCCGATATTTACAAGATAAATGGTCTTCACTCGAATTTTTATATACGCCCAATTGTTGGAAAGATAAGAACTTTCTCATTCATGATCTTCGGTCAATTTAA
- a CDS encoding DUF3888 domain-containing protein → MRKLFLLVPLTMLILIMDIQAQENLPTSTPPTRENIMEDAVIDLLQPQMYSAVEKHYGTTNEIGFMCLRVVEIKKLDHSGSWLFEVKLDGLTYTGTHNPLDIFTVTVKKDESTLGKWSLQDYNVRKFDSNEKTECRIPA, encoded by the coding sequence ATGAGAAAATTATTTCTACTTGTGCCTTTAACAATGCTTATACTTATAATGGACATCCAAGCCCAAGAAAATTTACCAACCAGTACACCTCCTACTAGAGAAAATATAATGGAAGATGCAGTTATTGACTTACTACAACCTCAAATGTATTCAGCGGTTGAAAAACACTATGGAACTACCAATGAAATTGGTTTCATGTGCTTAAGAGTAGTAGAAATTAAAAAGCTAGATCATTCAGGTTCTTGGTTATTCGAAGTTAAGTTAGACGGATTGACCTATACAGGAACACATAATCCACTTGATATTTTTACGGTAACAGTAAAAAAAGATGAGTCAACCTTAGGCAAGTGGTCTCTTCAGGACTATAACGTAAGAAAATTTGATTCGAATGAAAAAACTGAATGCAGAATTCCTGCTTAA
- the glmS gene encoding glutamine--fructose-6-phosphate transaminase (isomerizing) has protein sequence MCGIVGYNGVLDAKEILLKGLEKLEYRGYDSAGIAVHNEEGVTVFKEKGRIADLRKAVDGDVEAAVGIGHTRWATHGVPNRLNAHPHTSATGRYTLVHNGVIENYHLLQKAYLKGIQMNSDTDTEVIVQLIDLFAKEGLSTLDAFRKTLSLVHGSYALALLDNEDVETIYVAKNKSPLLVGVGEDFNVIASDAMAMLQVTDQFIELHDKEVVIVRKDKVEITTLNGRVVERAPYTAQLDASDIEKGTYPHYMLKEMDEQPTVIRKIIQAYEQGEDVTVDADILKALAEADRLYIIAAGTSYHAGLIGKQYFEKIAGIPVEVHISSEFGYNMPLLSKKPLFIFISQSGETADSRQVLVKIKELGYKALTVTNVQGSTLSRESDYTLLLHAGPEIAVASTKAYVAQVAVLAVAAYAVAKELGMELDFDLKQELAIVANGIQTIIDSKEEMEQIAEDYLKIARNAFFIGRNMDFCVSLEGALKLKEISYIQAEGFAGGELKHGTIALIEEGTPVFALATQQSVALNIRGNVKEVVARGANACIIAMEGMEEEGDRLVIPSVHELLTPLVSVVPLQLISYYAALHRRCDVDKPRNLAKSVTVE, from the coding sequence AGTTGATGGCGATGTGGAAGCAGCTGTAGGAATTGGGCATACACGTTGGGCAACTCACGGTGTACCTAACCGCTTAAATGCTCACCCACATACAAGTGCAACAGGCCGCTATACGCTTGTACACAATGGGGTTATCGAAAACTATCATTTGTTACAAAAAGCATATCTTAAAGGAATTCAGATGAACTCCGATACTGATACGGAAGTTATCGTACAGTTAATCGATTTATTTGCAAAAGAAGGCTTATCTACTTTAGATGCATTCCGTAAAACATTATCATTAGTGCACGGTTCTTATGCATTGGCGCTTTTGGATAATGAAGATGTGGAAACAATTTATGTAGCGAAAAACAAATCACCGTTATTAGTAGGTGTTGGTGAAGACTTCAACGTTATCGCTTCAGACGCAATGGCGATGCTGCAGGTAACTGACCAGTTTATCGAATTGCACGATAAAGAAGTTGTAATCGTACGTAAAGATAAAGTAGAAATCACAACATTAAATGGCCGTGTTGTTGAGCGTGCACCATATACAGCACAATTGGATGCTTCTGATATCGAAAAAGGAACATACCCTCACTATATGTTAAAAGAAATGGATGAGCAGCCTACTGTTATCCGCAAAATTATTCAAGCATATGAACAGGGAGAAGATGTGACGGTTGATGCAGATATTTTAAAAGCATTAGCAGAAGCTGACCGTCTATATATTATTGCGGCAGGAACAAGTTATCATGCCGGTTTGATCGGAAAACAGTATTTCGAAAAAATCGCTGGTATTCCAGTTGAAGTACACATTTCAAGCGAGTTTGGCTATAATATGCCGTTGCTATCGAAAAAACCTTTATTTATCTTCATTTCACAATCAGGTGAAACAGCGGACAGCCGTCAAGTATTAGTAAAAATCAAAGAGCTTGGCTACAAAGCGTTAACTGTAACGAACGTACAAGGCTCAACACTTTCACGTGAATCGGATTACACATTACTATTACATGCCGGTCCGGAAATTGCTGTAGCATCTACAAAAGCTTATGTTGCTCAAGTAGCTGTTTTAGCAGTAGCTGCCTATGCAGTTGCAAAAGAATTAGGAATGGAACTGGACTTTGATTTAAAACAGGAGCTGGCGATCGTTGCAAACGGCATCCAGACAATTATCGACTCTAAAGAAGAAATGGAACAGATTGCCGAAGATTATTTAAAAATCGCACGCAATGCATTCTTCATCGGTCGTAATATGGACTTCTGTGTATCACTTGAAGGTGCATTAAAACTTAAAGAGATCTCATACATTCAGGCAGAAGGTTTTGCCGGTGGTGAGTTAAAACACGGTACAATTGCATTAATCGAAGAAGGTACACCAGTCTTTGCGTTAGCAACACAACAGAGTGTGGCGCTCAACATTCGCGGAAACGTGAAGGAAGTAGTGGCGCGCGGTGCCAATGCATGTATTATTGCAATGGAAGGCATGGAAGAAGAGGGCGACCGTTTAGTCATCCCTTCAGTACATGAACTATTAACACCTCTAGTATCTGTTGTACCATTACAATTAATCAGCTACTATGCTGCACTTCACCGTCGTTGTGACGTTGATAAACCTCGTAACCTGGCAAAATCAGTTACGGTTGAATAG